In Trueperaceae bacterium, the following proteins share a genomic window:
- a CDS encoding heavy-metal-associated domain-containing protein produces MGVRGMDTDQAREVVMTALRGVAGVSHVEAGDALRVAVEYDPTEVTAMDLIRALRRIGFLAGME; encoded by the coding sequence ATGGGCGTGCGCGGCATGGACACCGACCAGGCGCGCGAGGTGGTGATGACCGCCCTTCGGGGAGTGGCCGGAGTGAGCCACGTCGAGGCCGGCGACGCCCTCCGGGTGGCCGTCGAGTACGACCCGACAGAGGTGACCGCCATGGACCTCATCCGTGCGCTCAGGCGCATCGGCTTCCTCGCCGGCATGGAGTGA
- a CDS encoding Asp23/Gls24 family envelope stress response protein, with protein sequence MDQVRVSDAALASIIGLSAHEVPGVVGMAPASMSEGLRRLLGARQVDEGVVIEHPRGERRADVDLHVVVAYGVSIPVVADSVRERVRYAAEHYAGITLDLVRVRVVGVSRG encoded by the coding sequence ATCGACCAGGTGAGGGTGTCCGACGCGGCCCTGGCGAGCATCATCGGCCTGTCGGCGCACGAGGTGCCGGGGGTGGTGGGCATGGCCCCGGCCAGCATGTCGGAGGGCCTCAGGCGCCTCCTGGGAGCGCGCCAGGTGGACGAGGGGGTCGTCATAGAGCACCCGCGCGGCGAGCGGCGCGCCGACGTCGACCTGCACGTGGTCGTCGCCTACGGGGTGAGCATCCCCGTCGTGGCCGACTCCGTGCGCGAGCGCGTCAGGTACGCCGCCGAGCACTACGCCGGGATAACGCTGGACCTCGTCCGCGTGCGGGTGGTCGGGGTCAGCCGTGGCTGA
- a CDS encoding DUF1999 family protein: MTIRIRPPQDADLEALATIDADYAALHGVEPVITPGALRFFERSGHSFVAEGTREGAVAGFLLAQAVWSGERPTVHGTRLAVSRSGSAASRSALVKALVKSAYDAGVYDLFFRTPAGDEALRSVLAAEGYLPDDQLTVQLVLGSRGQGWAASRGA, from the coding sequence ATGACAATCAGGATCCGGCCGCCGCAGGACGCCGACCTCGAGGCGCTCGCGACGATAGACGCCGACTACGCTGCCCTGCACGGCGTGGAGCCGGTCATCACGCCCGGCGCCCTGCGTTTCTTCGAGAGGAGCGGCCACTCGTTCGTCGCCGAGGGGACCCGGGAGGGGGCCGTCGCCGGCTTCCTCCTGGCGCAGGCCGTGTGGTCCGGCGAGCGGCCGACCGTGCACGGCACTCGCCTCGCCGTGAGCCGGAGCGGGAGCGCCGCGTCGCGCTCGGCGCTGGTCAAGGCGTTGGTCAAGAGCGCCTACGACGCCGGCGTGTACGACCTCTTCTTCAGGACGCCCGCCGGGGACGAGGCGTTGCGCTCCGTCCTGGCGGCAGAGGGCTACCTACCGGACGACCAGCTCACGGTCCAGCTGGTGCTGGGGTCGCGCGGCCAGGGATGGGCGGCATCCCGCGGTGCCTGA
- the truA gene encoding tRNA pseudouridine(38-40) synthase TruA, producing the protein MAGPESVAPPRRRVRLTLEFDGTDFRGWQRQASGERTVQATVEAAFAALPGEHSAVLAAGRTDAGVHALGMVAHVDTTSTIPPEKLRLALNAHLPDDVKVLTLAPAAPDFEAQFDCRYRRYLYRLRVMRGDPRGMVIDRHRLLAVHWLPDVAAMQAAAASLLGTHDFATFATQETRSTVRTVHLCELREERGELRLHVAADGFLRNMIRTIVGTLLWVGRGKLAQADMPRLLAARDRRLAGHNVGPQGLYFVEAGYGAWDRATSERAAADLAV; encoded by the coding sequence GTGGCGGGGCCTGAGTCCGTGGCGCCGCCGCGTCGGCGCGTGCGCCTGACCCTCGAGTTCGATGGCACCGACTTCCGCGGGTGGCAGCGCCAGGCGAGTGGCGAGCGCACGGTGCAGGCCACGGTGGAGGCCGCCTTCGCGGCCCTGCCGGGCGAGCACTCCGCCGTGCTGGCGGCGGGCCGCACCGACGCCGGCGTTCACGCGCTGGGCATGGTGGCGCACGTCGACACGACCTCCACCATCCCTCCCGAGAAGTTGCGCCTTGCCCTCAACGCTCACCTGCCGGACGACGTCAAGGTGTTGACGCTCGCGCCGGCGGCGCCCGACTTCGAGGCGCAGTTCGACTGCCGCTACCGGCGCTACCTCTACCGGTTGCGCGTCATGCGCGGCGACCCGCGGGGAATGGTCATCGACCGTCATCGCCTGCTGGCCGTCCACTGGCTCCCCGACGTGGCGGCCATGCAGGCCGCGGCCGCGAGCCTCCTGGGCACCCACGATTTCGCCACCTTCGCCACGCAGGAGACCCGCAGCACCGTCCGCACCGTCCACCTCTGCGAGCTGCGCGAGGAGCGGGGGGAACTCAGGCTGCACGTGGCCGCCGACGGCTTCCTGCGCAACATGATCAGGACGATCGTGGGCACGCTGCTCTGGGTGGGCCGCGGCAAGCTCGCGCAGGCCGACATGCCGCGCCTGCTGGCGGCCAGGGACCGGCGCCTGGCCGGTCACAACGTCGGTCCTCAGGGGCTCTACTTCGTGGAGGCCGGGTACGGCGCCTGGGACCGGGCGACCTCGGAGCGCGCCGCGGCCGACCTCGCGGTGTGA